A genomic window from Brevibacillus agri includes:
- a CDS encoding DctP family TRAP transporter solute-binding subunit, with translation MKSFLSIALFVMIALVSAVMIGFGTDLSMAKLGYDEVQEGLSERIIIKFSHVVAENTPKGLTVERFAQLVKDKTHGRVEVQVFPNSVLHSEKTEISALQNGEVQMIAPAFSHLSSMIPAWAVLELPYLFRTQEDVENVFNGEIGQMLFSTLEQSDMKGLAFWSSGFKQMTANRPLITPDDFVGQRFRIIPSAVLEAQFRSFHAIPIGSYFGDLYSMLASGKVDGEENTISNVYTKRLYQVQKYMTISDHGFLGYAVVINQSFWNKLPPDIQQAITEAMQEATAYNNQLAVSMNASQLRMLQEQKNIQIHVQTEEERAAWIQAVQPVYDKFADSIGADLMEKIRELHQRR, from the coding sequence ATGAAATCTTTTCTGAGCATCGCGCTGTTTGTGATGATCGCGCTTGTGAGCGCTGTCATGATCGGCTTCGGGACAGACCTGTCGATGGCGAAGCTCGGCTATGACGAGGTGCAGGAGGGACTGTCCGAGCGCATCATCATCAAATTCAGCCACGTGGTTGCGGAAAACACGCCAAAAGGCTTGACGGTGGAACGGTTCGCGCAGCTTGTCAAAGACAAGACTCACGGACGCGTCGAGGTGCAAGTGTTCCCCAACAGCGTGCTGCACTCCGAAAAGACGGAGATATCGGCCCTGCAAAACGGCGAAGTGCAAATGATCGCGCCTGCGTTCTCCCACCTGTCGAGCATGATTCCCGCCTGGGCTGTGCTCGAATTGCCCTATCTGTTTCGGACGCAGGAGGACGTGGAAAACGTATTCAACGGCGAAATCGGGCAAATGCTGTTTTCCACGCTGGAACAATCCGATATGAAGGGGCTGGCCTTCTGGTCGAGCGGCTTCAAGCAGATGACGGCGAATCGCCCGCTGATTACGCCAGACGACTTCGTCGGCCAACGTTTTCGCATCATCCCGAGCGCCGTGCTGGAAGCACAGTTTCGCTCTTTTCATGCCATTCCGATCGGCTCGTACTTCGGCGACCTGTACAGCATGCTGGCGAGCGGAAAAGTGGACGGCGAGGAAAACACGATTTCCAACGTGTACACGAAGCGGCTGTATCAAGTGCAAAAGTATATGACCATCAGCGACCACGGCTTTCTCGGCTACGCGGTCGTCATTAATCAATCGTTCTGGAACAAGCTCCCCCCGGATATTCAGCAAGCGATCACAGAGGCGATGCAGGAAGCGACCGCGTACAACAATCAACTGGCTGTTTCCATGAACGCGAGCCAACTGCGCATGCTCCAGGAGCAGAAAAACATCCAGATCCACGTGCAGACAGAAGAAGAGCGCGCAGCCTGGATTCAAGCCGTGCAGCCAGTCTACGACAAGTTCGCAGACAGCATCGGGGCTGACTTGATGGAAAAAATCAGAGAGCTTCACCAGAGACGGTGA
- a CDS encoding HAMP domain-containing sensor histidine kinase, translating into MFTKKKEPVSLLRYWTTRYLLTLVVGLLIVGAVSAYWIKYAAVEKQIEVTRLFAEEVADRVVDDEGDILVGAKLHQVLDNRRKFMGVDRNLVLFIKNNQGEVIYSRPGMLPPTLEKALPGLLEQADTADRIKQASGDTLYVIRKNLEYNDNIIGKVILLFPETDIKIGREQLQYLVIMLGSLGVLGWAVIYFHSRRLSEPIQQVVLSARKIVEGNYDVAITQPIQEREIHELVYTFKEMADRLRQLESMRTELLAGVTHELKTPVTSISGLVQAINDEVVSGAEQKEFLEICLRETRRLQKMVEDLLDFNSFAVGAITVHKEEQDISKLVREIASQWRIVQDLGAISFEVVIPEKSVTVFVDPGRVQQILTNLLNNARQAIGKAEAEGSIQLVLYETEGDMRIDVKDNGHGIPAEEQPLVFERFFRGSNKKDKVRGLGLGLSYSRMMAKALGGDLMLRQSSEQGSVFTLILPKQT; encoded by the coding sequence ATGCTGCGGTGGAAAAGCAGATTGAGGTGACCCGGCTGTTCGCCGAGGAAGTGGCGGATCGGGTCGTAGACGACGAAGGCGACATTTTGGTGGGGGCCAAGCTGCATCAGGTGCTGGACAACCGGCGCAAGTTCATGGGGGTGGATCGCAACCTGGTCTTGTTTATTAAAAACAATCAGGGAGAGGTCATCTACAGCCGCCCGGGAATGCTGCCGCCCACGCTGGAAAAAGCGCTTCCCGGCTTGCTTGAGCAGGCTGATACGGCAGACAGGATCAAGCAGGCATCGGGCGACACGCTGTACGTCATCAGGAAAAATTTGGAATATAACGACAATATTATCGGGAAGGTCATTTTGCTTTTTCCCGAGACCGATATCAAAATCGGCCGGGAGCAACTGCAATATTTGGTCATCATGCTCGGCAGCCTCGGCGTGCTTGGCTGGGCCGTCATTTACTTTCACTCCCGGCGGCTGTCGGAGCCGATTCAGCAAGTCGTGCTGTCGGCGCGCAAAATCGTGGAAGGCAACTACGATGTCGCGATCACGCAGCCAATCCAGGAACGGGAAATTCACGAGCTGGTCTACACGTTCAAGGAGATGGCTGACCGCCTGCGCCAACTGGAAAGCATGCGGACAGAGCTGTTGGCCGGAGTAACGCACGAGCTGAAAACGCCCGTGACCTCGATCAGCGGGCTGGTCCAGGCGATTAACGATGAAGTCGTATCGGGGGCAGAGCAGAAGGAATTTTTGGAGATATGCCTGCGCGAAACAAGGCGTCTGCAAAAAATGGTCGAGGACTTGCTCGATTTCAACTCGTTTGCCGTAGGGGCGATTACCGTCCACAAGGAGGAGCAGGACATCAGCAAGCTGGTCAGGGAAATCGCCTCGCAGTGGCGAATCGTGCAAGACCTGGGGGCGATCTCGTTTGAGGTCGTCATCCCGGAAAAATCTGTGACCGTTTTTGTTGACCCGGGCCGCGTCCAGCAAATTTTGACCAACCTGCTCAACAACGCGAGACAGGCGATCGGAAAAGCAGAGGCCGAGGGGAGCATCCAGCTTGTTTTGTACGAAACCGAAGGCGACATGCGCATCGACGTGAAGGACAACGGACACGGGATTCCGGCAGAGGAGCAGCCGCTTGTCTTCGAGCGGTTTTTTCGCGGCAGCAACAAAAAAGACAAGGTGCGGGGGCTGGGACTTGGGCTGTCGTACTCGCGCATGATGGCCAAAGCGCTGGGCGGCGACCTCATGCTTCGGCAAAGCAGTGAACAGGGCTCGGTCTTTACCCTCATCCTGCCTAAGCAGACGTAA